One Dromiciops gliroides isolate mDroGli1 chromosome 3, mDroGli1.pri, whole genome shotgun sequence DNA segment encodes these proteins:
- the OXGR1 gene encoding 2-oxoglutarate receptor 1 — MNKGRDNLANTSDAHNYPADFGNCTDERFLFEKQYLPAIYSIIFLVGFPGNAIAISTYIFKMRPWKNSTIIMMNLACTDLLYLTSLPFLIHYYANDEDWIFGDFMCKFIRFGFHFNLYSSILFLTCFSIFRYFVIIHPMSCFSIYKTRWAVVACTAVWIVALVVVIPMNFLITSTHKKNRSTCFDLTSSDNLPAIKWYNVILTVVTFFLPLVVVTLCYIMIIYNLTRGPHTQSSHKQKARRLAVLLLVVFYICFLPFHILRIIRIESRLLLISCDLKNQIHAAYVISRPLAALNTFGNLLLYTVIGDNFQQAICSVVRCGSNCYPQEKREQ, encoded by the coding sequence ATGAATAAAGGAAGGGACAATCTAGCTAATACTTCAGATGCACATAATTATCCGGCTGATTTTGGAAACTGCACAGATGAAAGATTCTTATTTGAGAAACAGTACCTCCCTGCTATTTATAGCATCATCTTCCTGGTGGGCTTCCCTGGGAATGCTATAGCCATCTCAACTTACATTTTCAAGATGAGACCCTGGAAGAACAGTACCATCATTATGATGAACTTGGCCTGTACAGACTTGCTTTATTTGACCAGCCTCCCTTTCTTGATCCACTACTATGCCAATGATGAAGACTGGATCTTTGGTGACTTCATGTGCAAGTTCATCCGCTTTGGCTTCCATTTCAATTTGTACAGCAGTATCCTCTTCCTTACCTGCTTCAGCATCTTCCGCTACTTTGTCATCATCCACCCTATGAGCTGCTTTTCCATTTATAAAACCAGATGGGCAGTGGTTGCCTGTACTGCAGTATGGATCGTTGCCTTGGTGGTTGTCATTCCCATGAACTTCTTGATCACATCCACTCATAAGAAGAATAGATCCACTTGCTTTGATCTCACCAGCTCTGACAACCTCCCTGCCATTAAATGGTACAATGTGATTCTAACAGTAGTCACCTTCTTCTTACCCTTAGTGGTTGTGACTCTTTGCTATATCATGATTATCTACAACCTCACGAGAGGACCTCACACCCAGAGCTCTCATAAGCAGAAAGCACGAAGACTGGCCGTTCTCCTCCTTGTGGTTTTCTACATATGTTTTTTGCCCTTTCATATCTTGAGGATCATCCGGATTGAATCCCGTCTCCTTTTAATTAGTTGCGACTTGAAGAATCAGATTCATGCTGCTTACGTTATTTCTAGGCCATTGGCAGCCTTAAACACCTTTGGCAACCTATTGCTTTATACTGTGATTGGGGACAATTTTCAGCAAGCCATTTGCTCTGTTGTAAGATGCGGATCAAACTGTTATCCACAGGAGAAAAGGGAACAGTAA